In Legionella sp. PATHC035, a genomic segment contains:
- a CDS encoding response regulator transcription factor, whose product MDFTDAAVFIVDDDPELCQALRWLFESVNIPVYTYSNAKEFLENYDLKQRGCLIIDVRMPVISGLELLEQHLSVSKTQLLVIMITGYADIPMVVRAMKAGASDFILKPVNHQHLLEVTQKLLKKTYSYPLQSQSDFFERLQRLTKRERQVMDFVIEGKLNKQIAHELDISISTVEVHRANVMRKMEAKTLAELIKINLIHTLHGDNSNTLGDIQ is encoded by the coding sequence ATGGATTTCACCGATGCTGCAGTTTTTATCGTAGATGATGATCCTGAGCTTTGCCAAGCACTTCGATGGTTATTTGAATCAGTAAATATTCCCGTATACACCTATAGTAATGCGAAGGAATTTCTTGAAAATTATGATCTGAAGCAAAGAGGGTGCTTGATTATTGACGTGCGTATGCCAGTCATTAGTGGCTTAGAGTTACTGGAGCAACATCTGAGTGTATCAAAAACTCAACTTTTAGTGATTATGATTACGGGTTATGCTGACATTCCAATGGTTGTTCGTGCAATGAAAGCGGGAGCGTCTGATTTTATTCTTAAACCAGTGAATCATCAGCATTTACTTGAAGTCACGCAAAAATTGCTAAAAAAAACCTATAGTTATCCCCTCCAATCTCAATCTGATTTTTTTGAACGTCTTCAACGATTGACCAAGCGTGAGCGGCAAGTGATGGATTTTGTTATTGAGGGAAAATTAAATAAGCAAATTGCTCATGAGCTTGATATATCGATCTCCACTGTAGAAGTTCATCGTGCCAATGTCATGCGAAAAATGGAGGCTAAGACCTTGGCTGAGCTCATTAAAATCAATCTAATTCATACGCTTCATGGTGATAATTCTAATACATTAGGCGACATACAATAA
- the phbB gene encoding acetoacetyl-CoA reductase — protein sequence MEKKVAVVTGGTGGVGTAICRRLAANYKVVACHFKNGKHDEVLQWQTLQKKAGYNVEILFANLVNFSDCEAITNSIIERFGHIDILVNNAGSTCDVSLKQMEPHHWQQVVDANLTSTFNITRHVLPFMIEKKFGRIVCISSVNGRKGQLGQCNYAATKSALFGFTKSLALEVANKGITVNTISPGYIETSMLATMKKEVIGKITKSIPVGRLGKPEEIANAVSFLVSEEAGFITGSNLDINGGQYM from the coding sequence ATGGAAAAAAAAGTAGCCGTTGTTACCGGTGGCACTGGAGGGGTAGGTACTGCAATCTGTAGACGTCTCGCAGCGAATTATAAAGTCGTTGCTTGTCACTTTAAGAATGGCAAACATGATGAAGTATTACAATGGCAAACCCTACAAAAAAAAGCAGGTTATAATGTTGAAATTCTCTTTGCAAATTTAGTCAATTTTTCTGATTGTGAAGCCATTACAAATTCAATTATAGAACGCTTTGGCCATATTGATATTTTAGTAAATAACGCCGGTTCTACCTGCGATGTTAGTCTAAAACAAATGGAACCACATCATTGGCAACAAGTTGTGGATGCCAATTTAACCAGCACATTCAATATCACCCGTCATGTACTTCCCTTCATGATTGAAAAAAAATTCGGTCGTATCGTGTGTATTTCATCCGTTAATGGCCGAAAAGGACAATTAGGGCAATGCAATTATGCGGCTACAAAATCCGCTTTATTTGGCTTCACCAAGAGTTTAGCGCTGGAAGTTGCCAATAAGGGGATCACCGTGAATACTATTTCTCCCGGTTATATTGAAACATCAATGCTGGCCACTATGAAAAAAGAAGTCATCGGTAAGATTACCAAGAGCATTCCTGTAGGACGCCTTGGAAAACCTGAAGAAATTGCCAACGCCGTATCTTTTTTAGTGAGTGAAGAGGCAGGATTTATCACCGGTTCAAACCTGGATATCAATGGGGGCCAGTATATGTAG
- a CDS encoding HlyD family secretion protein: MIKFTRTRIHIKQGFTRLKHWFTIANVIIFIGFLTTIIYLFSFLFPFTDNAFVVNNVRPVAALANGYITNLYINNGDFVKKGQKLFTVFQKPYIYALEQLSADLAGAEARLAALKATYERHLKLSQNEQRNYIKLKLDDQKFHKGYLLKSVSLITLQNSQQETKAAKDRWDAALKQLEIDQHQIKAQENEIKSLYARLKNAKVNLEQTEVYAQSNGIIQNLFFSVGTPVNMNQPLFSLVDTDNIYIQANFNETDLGRVRKGSKVLVFPRMYLGRKMFHGVIDSDYWSANRQLVDNRTQLQNVINENQWILLPQRLPVIIRITDPDPDYPLRLGTSAYVYIKV; the protein is encoded by the coding sequence ATGATAAAATTTACTCGAACTCGTATACACATTAAACAAGGCTTTACTCGATTAAAACACTGGTTCACTATAGCCAATGTCATCATTTTTATTGGCTTTCTAACCACAATTATCTATCTTTTTTCTTTTTTATTTCCTTTTACTGATAATGCATTTGTCGTCAATAATGTGCGACCTGTCGCAGCCCTTGCCAATGGTTATATCACAAATCTTTATATAAACAACGGTGATTTTGTCAAAAAAGGCCAAAAGCTCTTCACTGTTTTTCAAAAGCCCTATATCTATGCCCTAGAGCAACTGAGTGCAGACTTAGCAGGAGCAGAAGCAAGACTTGCTGCTTTAAAAGCAACCTATGAACGCCATCTCAAGCTCAGTCAAAATGAGCAAAGGAATTACATTAAACTCAAACTAGATGACCAAAAGTTTCACAAAGGTTATTTATTAAAATCAGTCTCACTTATTACCTTACAAAATTCGCAGCAAGAAACAAAAGCAGCTAAAGACAGATGGGATGCGGCTTTAAAACAACTAGAAATTGATCAGCATCAGATAAAAGCCCAAGAAAATGAAATTAAATCCCTGTATGCCCGTTTAAAAAATGCCAAGGTTAACTTGGAGCAAACAGAGGTCTATGCACAAAGTAATGGCATTATTCAAAATTTGTTTTTTAGTGTCGGAACACCAGTGAATATGAACCAACCACTTTTTTCTTTGGTTGATACGGATAATATTTACATTCAAGCAAACTTTAACGAAACCGATTTAGGTCGGGTACGTAAAGGTTCCAAAGTATTGGTATTTCCTAGAATGTATTTGGGAAGAAAAATGTTTCATGGTGTCATTGACTCCGATTATTGGTCGGCTAATAGGCAGTTAGTGGATAACCGTACTCAGTTACAAAATGTCATCAATGAAAATCAATGGATCTTATTACCACAAAGACTGCCGGTAATTATCCGAATCACTGATCCCGATCCCGATTACCCACTACGTCTTGGAACAAGTGCTTATGTCTATATCAAAGTTTGA
- a CDS encoding methyl-accepting chemotaxis protein, with product MDKLPKDGFILSIRSRLVIGFATLCLPLLISIMLLLPKINCIMQLSQLINRESLPQILDTQIYQAQDILEHWAMTGDPKDKDSFAHMWREINETRSQWNQIMHSSELDNTELQKKWDKLQNLYQPLYEIQSKIINAPRDPNNPNNVENSRNNTKQIQNAMIDIIDGPYSSEEGKRIGGFFNEISSEIAKSTNRINESLSSLKKSAYGLLAFAIALTLIVPFVTQKSILAAVDFAIDIAKRIAAGERNVPIQLRSTGRLGNLFIALKAMQEAIAANDEALRAKEWETRELYEQLVNSSKKFSEFSSKVAAGDLQERLKLDQEDILHDLGRDLNSMTDGLAFITKNITEVSTNIVTMVNTVKTSAEEQAEGITSQASAINEISASLEEMDKSSKQTMEKAQTLREVAKNTYEQGKLGTQSVEQSILGIRASEEKMKLIAQTILDLNNHTQQIGDITSVVNTLAQQSKMLALNAAIEASKAGESGKGFAAVAKEVRNLAEQSEQSTVQVQKILEDIRRATEKAVIVTEEGTKTLDLGAKLIENAGKIIQTLSQMINDASIASQHIEVAIRQEAVGIEQIVESMNEINRTTSTFSSGIKEMMTFIHHLDEIAKQLKDDVDVYKV from the coding sequence ATGGACAAGCTTCCCAAAGACGGTTTTATTCTTTCTATCCGTAGCCGATTAGTTATTGGCTTTGCAACGCTTTGTTTGCCCTTATTGATATCAATTATGCTATTGCTCCCCAAAATAAATTGCATCATGCAATTGAGCCAATTAATTAATCGCGAAAGTTTACCTCAAATTCTTGATACCCAAATTTATCAGGCCCAAGATATTCTCGAACATTGGGCAATGACAGGAGATCCCAAGGATAAAGACTCTTTTGCGCATATGTGGAGAGAAATTAATGAAACTCGAAGTCAATGGAATCAGATTATGCACTCCAGCGAGCTGGATAATACTGAGTTACAGAAAAAATGGGACAAACTTCAAAACTTGTATCAGCCTCTTTATGAAATCCAATCTAAAATAATCAATGCCCCCAGAGATCCGAATAATCCTAATAATGTAGAAAACAGTAGAAATAATACAAAACAAATTCAAAATGCAATGATTGATATTATTGATGGTCCCTATTCCTCTGAGGAAGGAAAAAGAATAGGAGGCTTTTTTAATGAAATATCATCAGAAATTGCCAAAAGTACTAATAGAATAAATGAAAGCTTAAGTTCTTTAAAAAAATCGGCCTATGGGTTACTTGCTTTCGCGATTGCTCTAACTCTGATTGTGCCTTTTGTGACCCAAAAATCGATATTAGCCGCCGTGGATTTTGCTATTGATATTGCGAAACGAATTGCTGCGGGTGAGCGTAATGTTCCAATTCAACTTCGCTCAACAGGTAGGCTTGGGAACTTGTTTATAGCACTTAAGGCCATGCAAGAAGCAATTGCAGCAAATGATGAGGCGCTGCGTGCGAAAGAATGGGAAACTCGAGAATTATATGAACAACTAGTCAATTCATCAAAAAAATTCAGCGAATTCAGCAGCAAAGTTGCTGCAGGGGATCTTCAAGAGCGACTTAAACTTGATCAAGAAGACATATTGCACGATTTAGGCCGTGATTTAAATTCCATGACCGATGGTTTGGCATTCATTACTAAAAATATTACCGAAGTCAGTACGAACATAGTCACTATGGTAAACACGGTGAAGACTTCTGCAGAAGAGCAAGCAGAAGGTATTACCTCACAAGCTTCCGCTATTAATGAAATCAGCGCTTCACTGGAAGAAATGGATAAAAGCTCGAAACAAACCATGGAAAAAGCTCAAACGTTGCGGGAGGTAGCTAAGAATACTTATGAACAAGGGAAATTAGGTACGCAATCTGTAGAACAAAGCATTCTGGGTATTAGAGCTTCAGAAGAAAAAATGAAACTCATTGCCCAAACCATACTGGATTTAAATAATCACACCCAACAAATCGGTGACATCACCTCAGTGGTCAATACTTTGGCGCAACAATCAAAGATGTTGGCATTGAATGCTGCAATTGAAGCATCAAAAGCTGGAGAATCAGGAAAAGGCTTTGCAGCAGTAGCTAAAGAAGTAAGAAATCTCGCCGAACAATCTGAACAATCAACAGTACAAGTACAAAAAATTCTTGAAGACATTCGTCGCGCTACCGAAAAAGCGGTTATTGTTACCGAAGAAGGGACTAAGACATTGGATTTAGGAGCAAAATTGATTGAGAATGCAGGTAAAATCATTCAAACACTGAGCCAAATGATTAATGATGCCTCTATAGCAAGTCAACACATTGAGGTAGCCATTCGTCAAGAAGCAGTCGGAATCGAGCAAATCGTTGAAAGCATGAATGAGATAAATCGCACAACTTCCACTTTTTCCAGCGGCATCAAAGAAATGATGACCTTTATTCATCATTTGGACGAGATTGCCAAGCAGCTCAAGGATGATGTGGATGTGTATAAAGTCTAG
- a CDS encoding FUSC family protein, which produces MLTAEKLKKKLDYARFTQLAIMFMVAMWVYLFTTIPHKWWVLLTVIMVSAGIEPGLIIRRAIHRVGGTFAALLVLIPLIYLMQVNYRLIPIVFIVAIIGLAVTALNTRRYDISVFFITLVVFLLLAQTTDANSPEGPFEMVLNRGICTLIGVFIVLVGDYFLFQAYRYSQKLYLFHQMMVYNFFNDTMQQIVKCRSKKINTFIFVEQLRGQVIKHCAPIAISSENLKLEVKISAETKKRVDIFQETIWDLRRLIFALCVSEFVLHSSTTTEKYLQQFQILMKKAKDNFIYTEDIIG; this is translated from the coding sequence ATGCTCACTGCGGAAAAACTAAAAAAGAAGCTTGATTACGCGCGGTTTACTCAATTGGCAATTATGTTTATGGTTGCCATGTGGGTTTATTTATTTACGACTATTCCTCACAAGTGGTGGGTTTTGCTGACCGTGATTATGGTCAGTGCCGGAATTGAACCCGGGTTAATTATTAGAAGAGCAATCCATCGTGTTGGAGGTACTTTTGCCGCGTTGTTAGTTTTAATTCCCTTGATTTATCTCATGCAGGTCAATTATCGATTAATCCCCATTGTATTTATTGTCGCGATCATTGGATTAGCTGTCACGGCATTAAATACCAGACGGTACGATATCAGTGTTTTTTTCATTACTCTTGTTGTTTTTTTGCTTTTAGCACAAACAACGGACGCAAACTCCCCCGAGGGGCCATTTGAAATGGTATTGAATCGAGGGATATGTACTTTGATTGGCGTCTTTATCGTTTTGGTTGGCGATTATTTTTTGTTTCAAGCCTATCGTTATTCGCAAAAACTTTATTTATTTCACCAAATGATGGTATACAATTTTTTTAACGATACCATGCAGCAAATCGTCAAATGCCGATCTAAAAAAATTAATACCTTTATTTTTGTTGAACAATTGCGTGGCCAAGTCATTAAACATTGTGCTCCTATCGCAATTAGTTCTGAAAACTTGAAACTGGAAGTAAAAATCAGCGCCGAAACCAAAAAAAGGGTCGACATTTTTCAAGAAACAATTTGGGATCTACGAAGGCTTATCTTTGCGTTATGCGTTTCAGAGTTTGTTTTACATTCCTCAACAACAACGGAGAAATATTTACAACAGTTTCAGATATTAATGAAGAAGGCAAAGGACAATTTTATATATACTGAAGATATTATAGGATAG
- a CDS encoding HdeD family acid-resistance protein: protein MATTNNVVHHHEKETLQHHRGWLFGFGVLLLILGFIGLGMEIALTIVSMYFFAVLLMVSGLSHIADAFKYRKWEGAIWKVCIGILYLIGAGIILYDPLLASTIITALLAWTLIVIGVTRIIMSISLRHTTGWGWILLAGLSSLVLGILILLHWPMSGLWVIGLFIAIDMIVSGWTYILIAIALRTSKRLPS from the coding sequence ATGGCTACTACAAATAATGTTGTTCATCATCATGAAAAAGAAACGTTACAACATCATCGCGGCTGGCTCTTTGGTTTCGGAGTGCTCCTGTTAATCCTGGGTTTTATTGGTTTAGGCATGGAAATCGCATTAACCATAGTGAGTATGTATTTTTTTGCAGTGCTACTTATGGTTTCCGGGCTATCCCACATTGCTGATGCATTTAAATACAGAAAATGGGAGGGTGCCATTTGGAAAGTCTGTATTGGCATATTGTACCTCATTGGAGCAGGTATCATCCTCTATGATCCGTTGTTAGCCTCAACTATCATTACAGCATTATTGGCTTGGACGCTTATCGTTATCGGCGTTACTCGTATTATCATGTCCATTTCATTACGGCATACGACAGGCTGGGGTTGGATTTTACTTGCAGGATTGAGCTCCCTAGTTCTTGGGATTCTAATTTTATTACATTGGCCAATGAGTGGATTATGGGTAATCGGACTGTTTATTGCAATTGACATGATAGTGAGTGGTTGGACTTATATACTCATTGCAATTGCTCTGCGCACCTCTAAAAGGTTACCTAGCTAA
- a CDS encoding AMP-binding protein — protein sequence MMSLLQYTSSGSTGLPKGVIVTHRNLRQGSTFLCYLSL from the coding sequence ATGATGTCGCTTTTGCAATATACCTCGTCGGGTTCTACTGGGTTACCCAAAGGGGTAATAGTGACCCATAGAAATCTCCGTCAAGGCTCGACTTTCCTTTGCTATCTCTCTCTATAA
- a CDS encoding TolC family protein — MLKKITLLILLLMGLLSCTKRVEQPIFSPPDQFPSSTKNYKPVNDLPYVAWWQQFHDDELNHLIETGLKNNMDIHIAIGNLQQAQGELQQVKLSWIPLVQIFAGYSTNPALGAPGAFFGVWPYYFLNIMKLYTQQKQVTYNVQYRLAAIEATRLTLIAQIASAYFTLIAQLEQLRLLQQLDNDLKSLVTLSEGEIKIGLENEITLSQLQTDEQLVAAQIKPVLHNIVFSENALRYLINANPGKVKTKHHFAKIDFSRFKPSSLPATVLNNRPDLKMAHYALKASHEGIKVAYSDFFPGLQLDDFLGDVHQPDGHFAQASDAYVNWTIPPSSFGKIAASKGAYNARVSEFNKTVKRILREVDSDYSANRRMNEKFVAYLRAEKNYRHKYKLQQGLLKTGLLSYKEVLQSKIYLDNLALSTNQAKLELAMSLVILYQDLAGGYAHSK; from the coding sequence GAACAGCCAATCTTCTCACCACCTGATCAATTTCCTTCCAGTACTAAGAATTATAAGCCGGTAAATGATTTACCCTATGTTGCTTGGTGGCAGCAGTTTCACGATGACGAATTGAATCATTTGATCGAGACTGGCTTGAAGAACAATATGGACATTCATATTGCTATAGGAAACTTACAACAAGCACAAGGTGAATTACAGCAAGTTAAGCTGAGCTGGATACCTCTAGTACAAATATTTGCTGGTTATTCGACAAACCCCGCACTGGGGGCGCCTGGTGCATTTTTTGGGGTATGGCCCTATTATTTTTTAAATATTATGAAGCTTTATACGCAACAAAAACAAGTGACGTACAATGTTCAATATCGTCTCGCTGCAATTGAAGCAACACGTCTGACATTAATCGCTCAAATAGCATCCGCTTATTTCACATTAATCGCTCAATTAGAACAATTGAGATTATTACAACAATTAGATAATGACTTAAAATCACTCGTTACATTAAGCGAAGGAGAAATTAAGATTGGATTAGAAAATGAAATTACGCTGAGCCAATTGCAAACCGATGAACAACTTGTTGCCGCTCAGATTAAACCTGTTTTGCATAATATCGTATTCAGTGAAAATGCACTTCGTTATTTGATTAATGCAAATCCGGGGAAAGTTAAAACGAAGCATCACTTCGCAAAAATTGATTTTTCTCGTTTTAAACCGAGCAGCTTACCTGCTACGGTATTAAATAATCGTCCTGATTTGAAAATGGCACACTATGCATTAAAAGCTTCTCATGAAGGAATTAAAGTGGCTTACAGCGATTTTTTTCCTGGATTGCAACTCGATGACTTTCTTGGTGACGTACATCAACCCGATGGTCATTTTGCTCAGGCATCAGATGCCTATGTTAATTGGACTATTCCACCAAGTTCTTTTGGTAAAATTGCAGCAAGCAAAGGAGCTTATAATGCTCGAGTTTCCGAATTTAATAAAACAGTGAAACGAATTTTAAGAGAAGTTGATAGCGATTACTCGGCCAATAGACGCATGAATGAAAAATTTGTGGCTTATTTGCGCGCTGAAAAAAATTATCGCCATAAATATAAATTGCAACAAGGCCTGCTAAAAACAGGGCTTCTTTCTTACAAAGAAGTTTTACAAAGCAAAATCTATTTAGATAACTTGGCACTCTCAACAAATCAGGCTAAATTGGAACTTGCTATGTCATTGGTTATTTTGTATCAAGACCTGGCTGGAGGATATGCTCACAGTAAATAG
- the phaZ gene encoding polyhydroxyalkanoate depolymerase, translating into MLFNPLDNSYLYNIYDFNMRLLQPYSDYFDNLAKRLRRVSDNINLPVNIPYMPNEGQEVLKRILDSSSGYFRRLSGYSYIFHIVTNVYDKPQFDINEVKIDDEYYDVQEEIINKKSFCNLIRFKKVNAEHLNLPKLLVVAPMSGHYATLLRDTVKNLLPMYDVYITDWKNARDVPLIEGSFDLDDFIDYIISYFNLLAPNLNVMAVCQPTVPVLAAVALMSTNNSPNLPRTAILLGGPIDTSQSPTSVNELASSRGDDWFQQNVISIVPSRFPGAMRLVYPGFMQLAGFMSMNFQRHVESLQKAVDRYADNQKEAAFKIIKFYLEYFSTMDLTAEFYMQTINTVFQEKLLTTGRYKSRGHNVRLQDIKNTSILAIEGERDDITGVGQTKSVLSLCKNLPDTMKKYFLAEGVGHYGLFNGKKFRNIIIPEIHAFTEEHTDS; encoded by the coding sequence ATGCTTTTTAACCCTCTTGATAATAGTTATCTTTATAATATCTATGATTTCAATATGCGTTTACTTCAGCCTTACTCCGATTATTTTGACAATCTGGCAAAACGTCTTCGCAGAGTGTCTGACAATATTAATTTGCCCGTTAACATTCCATATATGCCCAATGAAGGACAAGAGGTGTTAAAAAGAATATTGGATTCCTCTTCAGGTTATTTTCGTAGGTTATCTGGTTACTCCTACATATTTCACATTGTTACGAATGTTTACGATAAACCCCAATTTGATATTAACGAAGTGAAAATCGATGATGAGTACTACGATGTTCAAGAAGAAATTATCAATAAAAAAAGTTTTTGCAATCTGATTCGTTTTAAAAAAGTAAATGCTGAACACCTGAATTTACCCAAATTACTCGTCGTTGCACCGATGTCCGGACACTATGCCACTTTGTTGCGGGATACCGTCAAAAATTTACTTCCAATGTACGATGTTTATATTACTGACTGGAAAAATGCTCGTGATGTGCCCTTAATTGAAGGTTCGTTTGATTTGGATGATTTCATCGATTACATCATTTCTTATTTTAATTTACTTGCACCCAATTTAAACGTCATGGCGGTATGTCAGCCGACAGTCCCGGTTTTAGCTGCCGTTGCTCTAATGTCCACCAATAATTCACCGAACCTTCCTCGCACAGCGATATTGCTAGGGGGGCCTATTGATACGAGTCAATCACCTACTTCGGTCAATGAATTAGCGTCTTCCAGAGGAGACGATTGGTTTCAACAAAATGTCATCTCGATTGTGCCCTCTCGTTTTCCGGGTGCAATGCGTCTGGTTTATCCTGGGTTTATGCAACTTGCAGGTTTTATGAGTATGAATTTTCAACGTCATGTGGAATCACTGCAAAAAGCAGTCGATCGATATGCCGATAACCAAAAAGAAGCAGCCTTTAAGATAATCAAGTTCTACCTTGAATATTTTTCAACGATGGATTTGACTGCCGAATTTTACATGCAAACTATCAACACGGTTTTTCAAGAAAAACTACTAACAACCGGGCGCTACAAATCGCGCGGACATAATGTGCGCTTACAAGACATAAAGAATACTTCTATTCTGGCAATAGAAGGGGAACGCGATGACATCACGGGCGTAGGACAAACAAAATCGGTGCTCAGTTTGTGCAAGAATCTACCTGATACGATGAAAAAATATTTCCTTGCTGAAGGAGTAGGTCATTATGGATTATTCAACGGCAAAAAATTCCGCAACATCATTATCCCGGAAATCCATGCCTTTACAGAGGAGCATACTGATTCTTAA
- the ldcC gene encoding lysine decarboxylase LdcC, which translates to MNHILIVYQQQIEAYKKHFISVLEGFLRQRNYELTVCTSLKDAYAVSSLNPRIVTILYDWDDFGFDDLHHFSNHNKLLPIFAMADQHASIDINLSDFDLTLDFLQYDANLAHDDFKRILLAIEKYQQEILPPFTKALMHYVHELNYAFCTPGHLGGTAFQKNPTSAAFYDFFGKNIFRADLSISIEELGSLLDHSGPQRDAEEFIANIFKSDRSLIVTNGTSTSNKIVGMYSATSGDTVVIDRNCHKSIAHFLMMVDVIPIYLKPTRNTYGILGGIPKSEYSEQAIHDKILGHPEATAWPTYAVITNSTYDGILYKVENIQNELKVKHLHFDSAWVPYTNFHPIYAEKFGLSLTPLKDQVIFETQSTHKLLAAFSQSSMIHIKGSFDAATLDANYMMHMSTSPFYPLVASCEVSAAMMAGNHGYDLINEAIELALDFRMEVKRLKKQSTDWYFDVWQPTLEKKSSCFPLKPNEKWHGFRNVDEDHLFLDPVKVTVLLPGIKNDELDDWGIPAVIVEKFLASHGIIVEKTGPYSMLFLFSLGITRAKSMALLAALNKFKQLYDENVPVKILLPQLHQEHPEFYEKMPIQSLAKAIHGLMQKHNLPQVMYHAFDTLPKIVMTPHQAYQKLIRQETQLIPLSQLKDKISATMILPYPPGVPLIMPGEQITDESELILDFLLMLDDIGEALPGFATEIHGVVTGEDGKSYVQIIKKA; encoded by the coding sequence ATGAATCATATTCTTATTGTGTATCAGCAACAAATTGAAGCATACAAAAAACATTTTATCAGTGTACTCGAAGGTTTTTTAAGGCAAAGAAATTATGAGCTCACTGTATGTACCTCATTAAAAGATGCTTACGCTGTGAGCAGCTTAAATCCACGAATTGTTACGATTCTTTATGATTGGGATGATTTCGGCTTTGATGATTTACATCATTTTTCAAATCATAATAAATTGTTACCTATATTTGCAATGGCGGATCAGCATGCCTCCATTGACATAAACCTAAGTGATTTTGATCTCACTCTCGACTTTTTGCAATATGATGCAAACTTAGCACATGATGATTTTAAACGCATATTACTTGCCATAGAAAAATATCAACAAGAAATTTTACCTCCATTTACCAAAGCGTTGATGCATTACGTGCACGAATTGAATTATGCGTTTTGTACCCCCGGGCATTTAGGAGGTACGGCGTTTCAAAAAAATCCTACCAGTGCCGCATTTTATGATTTTTTTGGTAAAAATATTTTTCGTGCCGATCTATCCATTTCAATTGAAGAACTTGGAAGTTTACTGGACCATTCAGGACCCCAACGTGATGCAGAGGAGTTTATCGCCAATATCTTTAAAAGTGATCGCTCATTAATTGTAACCAATGGCACATCAACATCGAATAAAATAGTGGGAATGTATTCGGCGACTTCCGGGGATACTGTAGTGATTGATCGTAACTGTCATAAATCGATCGCCCATTTTCTGATGATGGTCGATGTTATCCCCATCTATCTAAAACCAACGCGAAATACTTATGGTATTCTTGGTGGGATCCCTAAATCAGAATACTCAGAACAAGCGATCCACGATAAAATTCTTGGGCATCCAGAGGCAACTGCGTGGCCTACTTACGCGGTCATTACTAACTCGACCTATGACGGCATACTTTATAAAGTTGAAAACATCCAAAACGAACTCAAGGTAAAACACTTGCATTTTGATAGTGCGTGGGTCCCCTATACCAATTTTCATCCCATTTACGCTGAAAAATTTGGACTTAGTTTAACGCCCCTAAAGGATCAAGTGATCTTTGAAACGCAGTCAACGCACAAATTATTGGCAGCGTTCAGTCAATCATCGATGATCCACATTAAGGGTTCTTTCGATGCAGCCACTCTTGATGCCAATTACATGATGCATATGAGTACCTCTCCTTTTTACCCTCTTGTCGCCAGTTGTGAGGTCTCCGCGGCAATGATGGCCGGTAATCATGGATATGATTTAATCAATGAAGCGATTGAATTAGCATTGGACTTTCGCATGGAAGTAAAACGCTTAAAAAAACAAAGTACCGATTGGTATTTTGACGTATGGCAACCGACCTTAGAAAAAAAATCATCCTGCTTTCCCTTAAAACCCAATGAAAAATGGCATGGTTTTCGTAACGTCGATGAGGATCATTTGTTTTTAGATCCAGTGAAGGTAACCGTGCTTTTACCAGGAATCAAAAATGATGAGCTCGATGATTGGGGAATTCCAGCGGTCATTGTGGAAAAATTTCTTGCATCGCATGGAATTATTGTCGAAAAAACAGGCCCCTACTCCATGTTATTTTTATTCAGTTTGGGAATTACTCGCGCAAAATCAATGGCATTATTGGCTGCTTTAAATAAATTTAAACAACTTTATGATGAAAATGTACCGGTCAAAATCTTACTCCCTCAGTTGCATCAAGAACATCCTGAATTTTATGAAAAGATGCCCATTCAATCGTTGGCTAAAGCCATCCACGGTTTAATGCAAAAACATAATTTGCCGCAAGTGATGTATCATGCTTTTGATACATTACCTAAAATCGTCATGACACCTCATCAGGCTTACCAAAAACTCATTCGGCAAGAAACACAATTGATCCCCCTATCCCAATTGAAAGATAAAATTTCTGCCACAATGATCCTGCCTTACCCACCAGGGGTTCCTTTAATTATGCCAGGAGAACAAATTACAGATGAGAGCGAACTGATTCTTGATTTTCTCCTTATGCTGGATGATATAGGAGAGGCACTACCAGGTTTTGCAACTGAAATTCATGGTGTTGTCACTGGAGAGGATGGAAAGAGTTATGTGCAGATAATTAAAAAAGCTTAA